A genomic window from Xyrauchen texanus isolate HMW12.3.18 chromosome 31, RBS_HiC_50CHRs, whole genome shotgun sequence includes:
- the LOC127624730 gene encoding prefoldin subunit 1-like, translating to MAAPIDHELKKAFAELQAKMIDTQQKVMLADLQIEQLSRVKKHANLTHKEITALPGSARMYEGAGRMFILQSKDEISSQLLEKKKTADEKIKELEQKKTYLERSVKDAEDNIREMLMSRRAQ from the exons ATGGCGGCTCCCATAGACCACGAGCTGAAGAAG GCTTTTGCTGAACTGCAGGCCAAAATGATTGACACCCAGCAGAAGGTGATGCTGGCAGACCTGCAGATTGAGCAGCTGAGCCGTGTGAAGAAGCACGCCAACCTCACGCATAAAGAGATCACTGCACTCCCCGGCAGCGCTCGGATGTACGAGGGAGCAGGGCGCAT GTTCATTTTACAGTCAAAGGATGAGATCAGCAGTCAGCTTTTGGAAAAGAAGAAGACCGCAGATGAGAAGATCAAGGAGCTGGAG CAAAAGAAGACGTACCTGGAGCGCAGCGTTAAAGATGCAGAGGATAACATCAGAGAGATGTTGATGTCCAGGAGGGCCCAGTGA
- the LOC127624726 gene encoding proheparin-binding EGF-like growth factor, whose product MDTLRFGILLIHCLVLLNVCSSASMDRYESAKPRTVVNHLHTLEETRRTGHHEVDRVSHLDLYDQDEDYFSGDYEPYQPRVAFSTKPKNPLMMPITENKRKGRRKGKGKGKGRKNPCLGEYKDFCIHGVCQYLKDLRTHSCVCEGGYSGERCHLFTLPVAKEEQRYSRTTALAVIAVVLSLMCLTIICILLALQYHKKGDVDVEREEKCKLEATSERQ is encoded by the exons ATGGATACATTACGATTTGGGATCCTTCTCATTCATTGTCTTG TGTTACTCAATGTGTGCAGTAGCGCCTCTATGGACAGGTATGAGAGCGCCAAGCCCAGAACAGTGGTTAACCACTTACACACCCTTGAGGAAACACGCAGGACAGGTCACCACGAGGTTGATAGGGTGTCGCACTTGGATCTTTATGATCAAGATGAAGATTATTTCTCTGGGGATTATGAACCCTATCAGCCTAgag TGGCATTTTCCACAAAACCCAAAAATCCGTTGATGATGCCCATTACTGAGAACAAGAGAAAAGGCAGAAGGAAGGGCAAAGGAAAGGGCAAGGGGAGGAAGAACCCCTGCCTGGGGGAATACAAAGACTTCTGCATTCATGGAGTGTGTCAGTATCTGAAGGATTTGCGCACTCATTCTTGTGT ATGTGAAGGAGGTTATTCAGGGGAGAGGTGCCACCTCTTCACACTACCAGTAGCTAAAGAGGAGCAACGTTACAGCCGGACCACAGCTCTAGCTGTCATAGCAGTGGTCTTGTCGCTCATGTGTCTCACCATCATTTGTATTTTGCTGGCGCTTCA GTATCACAAAAAAGGTGATGTTGATGTGGAACGTGAAGAAAAGTGCAAACTTGAGGCAACATCAGAACGGCAGTGA
- the LOC127624717 gene encoding heterogeneous nuclear ribonucleoprotein H-like, producing MADDEGFVVRVRGLPWSCSVEEVSRFFSSCKIGNNGTAIHFTYTREGRPSGEAFVELESEEDLKIAVKKDRETMGHRYVEVFKSNNVEMDWVMKHTGPNCPETEGDGLVRLRGLPFGCSKEEIVQFFSGLEIVPNGITLPVDFQGRSTGEAFVQFASQDIAEKALKKHKERIGHRYIEIFKSSRAEVRTHYEPPRKGIGMQRPGPYDRPSGGGRGYNGTSRGGSFDRVRRGGYGGGVSDGRYSDGGNFQSTTGHCVHMRGLPYRASEPDIYNFFSPLNPVRVHIEIGPDGRVTGEADVEFATHEDAVAAMSKDKANMQHRYVELFLNSTSGGSNGGYGGQMMGGMGNQSSYGHGGQQMGGGYTGGYSSQSNMGGYNDYNNQSGMSNSYYSGSRGSVGMNGMGGGWGM from the exons ATGGCTGATGATGAAGGATTTGTCGTCCGTGTTCGGGGCTTGCCTTGGTCATGCTCCGTAGAAGAAGTATCCAGGTTTTTTTCAA GCTGCAAAATTGGCAACAATGGAACAGCCATCCACTTCACATACACGCGGGAAGGCAGACCGAGTGGAGAAGCTTTCGTGGAGCTCGAGTCAGAAGAAGACCTTAAGATTGCGGTCAAAAAAGACAGGGAGACAATGGGGCATAGATATGTAGAAG TATTCAAATCAAACAATGTGGAAATGGACTGGGTTATGAAGCACACAGGTCCGAATTGTCCAGAGACCGAGGGAGATGGACTGGTCAGACTTCGTGGCCTTCCTTTCGGATGTAGCAAGGAAGAGATTGTTCAGTTTTTCTCAG GGTTGGAAATCGTGCCAAATGGGATAACATTGCCGGTGGACTTCCAGGGGAGGAGTACGGGGGAGGCCTTCGTGCAGTTTGCTTCACAGGATATAGCTGAAAAGGCTCTAAAGAAACACAAGGAAAGAATAGGGCACAG GTATATTGAGATCTTCAAGAGCAGTCGAGCTGAAGTGCGGACACATTACGAACCCCCACGTAAAGGCATAGGGATGCAGAGACCTGGGCCTTATGATCGACCCAGCGGTGGAGGCCGGGGCTATAATGGAACGAGTCGTGGCGGATCTTTTGATCGGGTGCGACGTGGAGGATACGGTGGAG gagTGTCAGATGGGCGTTATAGTGATGGTGGTAATTTTCAGAGTACCACTGGTCATTGTGTTCACATGAGGGGTCTTCCATACCGTGCGTCCGAACCCGACATTTACAAT TTTTTCTCTCCTCTGAACCCGGTGCGTGTGCACATTGAGATTGGACCTGACGGGCGGGTAACTGGCGAGGCCGATGTGGAATTTGCAACACATGAAGATGCTGTTGCTGCCATGTCAAAGGACAAAGCAAATATGC AGCACCGTTATGTTGAGTTATTCTTGAACTCCACATCAGGTGGCAGTAATGGTGGCTATGGAGGACAGATGATGGGAGGAATGG GAAACCAATCATCTTATGGGCATGGAGGGCAGCAGATGGGTGGGGGCTACACAGGAGGGTACAGCAGCCAGTCCAACATGGGAGGCTACAACGACTACA ATAACCAGAGTGGAATGAGCAACAGCTACTACAGTGGCAGCCGTGGCTCGGTTGGCATGAATGGCATGGGAGGCGGATGGGGCATGTAG